One window of Mangrovibacterium diazotrophicum genomic DNA carries:
- the dnaE gene encoding DNA polymerase III subunit alpha, producing MIPFTHLHVHSQYSILDGAASIKGLVGKAKKDGMTALALTDHGMMFGIKEFWDTCKKEGIKPILGCETYVASRTVADKSDKVDRSGDHLILLAKNRIGYVNLIKLISVAATDGFYYKPRIDKDLLKKHSEGLIVSSSCLGGEVPQHIMNTTMEEAEETVKWFKSVFGEDYYLELQRHKSEMPELNEQVYKYQVMVNERVLELAKKFDVKVICTNDVHFTNKEDADAHDLLICLNTGKDFDDPNRMRYTKQEWFKTQAEMNELFADVPEALRNTQDIVDKVEEFELNSSPIMPPFPIPEEFGTMEAYLEQFDEAAITEEFGENSVKRNGGYEKTVRVKLESDYLEHLTYDGAYVRYGNPLPHDVKERIDFELDTIKTMGFPGYFLIVQDFIAAARNMGVLVGPGRGSAAGAAVSYCVGITNIDPIKYDLLFERFLNPDRISMPDVDIDFDDDGRQMVLDWVTEKYGQDKVAHICTFGTMATKLAIRDVARVMKLPLPDADRLAKLVPEAPKMSFEKAYKESPELAAERDSDNPLVRDTLKYAGTLEGSVRQTGVHACGILISRDPLTDHIPIMPTKEEHLYTTQYDGRFVEAIGLLKMDFLGLKTLSIIKECLENIRLSKGIEVDIDSVPMDDEKTFELFSRGDTTAIFQFESPGMKKHLRNLKPNRFEDLVAMNALYRPGPMEYIPDYIERKHGRRKVEYDHPMMEKYLSDTHGITVFQEQVMLLSRHLGGFTRGDSDSLRKAMGKKLIAMMDKLKVKFVEGCKANPDFVEGCKQIGKENEIEKLVNKIWKDWEAFASYAFNKSHSVCYADIAYRTGYLKAHYPAEFMAANMSRNLSNIADITKLMEESKRMGINVLGPDVNESFLKFTVNKKGDVRFGMAAIKGVGAGAVSNIIETRKNGPFTDIFDFAERVNLQAVNKKNIEGLASAGAFDSFGLKRSQFFAGADENDAPFMEKLIKYGHQIQAESQNAMQSLFGEVMSAQAVKKPDIPNVPEFANLVMLEKEKSLIGIYLSAHPLDEYKLEFENFVSREFTLKNLNSNIDALKGREITFAGMVTEAFETVGKTGKPYSKLTLTDYEDSYTIFFFGKDYVEYGKYCKPNIFILVKGLVQESFRGGLEFRVKYIEMLEEVRKNQVKTVTVDVAIQAITPELVQNMESMSKQHKGTALLKFNLWDTETKTVVNLFSRNTRIEMNREIETFFRQQENLSFKIN from the coding sequence ATGATTCCATTTACGCACCTACATGTCCACTCGCAATATTCGATTTTGGATGGAGCTGCCAGCATTAAAGGACTGGTAGGCAAGGCCAAAAAGGACGGCATGACTGCCCTTGCCCTGACCGACCACGGTATGATGTTCGGGATTAAAGAATTTTGGGACACCTGTAAAAAGGAAGGAATTAAGCCGATTCTGGGCTGCGAAACCTATGTTGCCAGCCGTACCGTTGCTGATAAATCAGATAAGGTTGACCGCTCGGGCGACCACTTGATCTTGCTGGCCAAGAACAGAATCGGCTATGTAAACCTGATCAAGTTAATCTCGGTTGCAGCGACCGACGGTTTCTACTATAAGCCCCGTATAGACAAGGATTTGTTGAAAAAACACAGCGAAGGTCTGATTGTTTCGTCGTCGTGTTTGGGGGGCGAAGTGCCGCAGCACATCATGAACACCACCATGGAAGAAGCCGAAGAAACCGTAAAATGGTTCAAATCGGTTTTTGGTGAAGATTACTACCTGGAGCTGCAGCGTCACAAATCGGAAATGCCTGAGCTGAACGAGCAGGTTTACAAGTACCAGGTGATGGTGAACGAGCGGGTGCTCGAGCTGGCGAAGAAATTCGATGTAAAGGTGATTTGTACGAACGACGTTCACTTTACCAATAAAGAAGATGCCGATGCGCACGACCTGCTCATCTGTTTGAACACCGGTAAAGATTTTGACGATCCGAACCGGATGCGCTACACCAAACAGGAATGGTTTAAGACGCAGGCAGAAATGAACGAACTGTTTGCCGATGTTCCGGAAGCACTTCGAAATACACAAGATATTGTCGACAAGGTTGAAGAGTTCGAACTGAATTCATCACCGATCATGCCCCCGTTCCCGATTCCTGAGGAATTTGGAACTATGGAGGCCTACCTTGAACAATTTGATGAGGCGGCCATCACCGAGGAGTTTGGTGAGAACAGCGTGAAACGTAACGGCGGTTACGAAAAGACTGTCCGTGTAAAGCTGGAATCCGATTACCTGGAGCACCTGACATACGACGGTGCCTACGTGCGGTACGGAAATCCGTTGCCTCACGATGTGAAGGAACGGATCGACTTTGAGCTGGATACGATCAAAACGATGGGTTTCCCGGGGTACTTCCTTATCGTGCAGGACTTCATTGCTGCTGCCCGAAATATGGGCGTACTTGTTGGGCCGGGCCGTGGATCGGCAGCGGGGGCTGCGGTTTCGTATTGTGTGGGGATTACCAACATCGACCCGATTAAGTACGATTTGCTGTTCGAGCGTTTCCTGAACCCGGACCGGATCTCCATGCCCGACGTCGATATCGACTTCGATGATGACGGTCGCCAGATGGTACTCGACTGGGTGACCGAAAAATACGGGCAGGATAAGGTAGCTCACATTTGTACATTCGGTACCATGGCTACCAAACTGGCCATCCGGGACGTTGCCCGTGTGATGAAGTTGCCTTTGCCCGATGCCGACCGCTTGGCGAAGCTGGTGCCTGAAGCGCCTAAAATGAGTTTCGAAAAAGCGTACAAGGAAAGTCCCGAGCTGGCAGCAGAACGCGATTCCGACAATCCGTTGGTGCGCGACACGCTAAAATACGCCGGGACACTGGAAGGCTCGGTGCGTCAAACGGGTGTTCACGCCTGTGGGATCCTGATCAGTCGCGACCCGTTGACCGATCACATCCCGATTATGCCAACCAAGGAAGAGCACCTTTACACGACTCAGTACGACGGGCGTTTCGTAGAGGCGATTGGTTTGCTGAAGATGGACTTCCTGGGGCTGAAAACCCTTTCAATTATAAAAGAATGTCTGGAGAATATTCGACTTTCCAAAGGGATTGAGGTTGATATCGATTCGGTTCCGATGGACGACGAGAAGACATTCGAACTTTTTAGCCGTGGTGATACGACAGCGATTTTCCAGTTCGAATCGCCCGGAATGAAAAAGCACTTGCGTAACCTGAAACCAAACCGTTTTGAGGACTTGGTGGCAATGAACGCCTTGTATCGTCCGGGGCCTATGGAATACATTCCCGACTATATCGAGCGAAAGCACGGTCGCAGGAAGGTGGAGTACGACCACCCCATGATGGAAAAATACCTGAGCGATACCCACGGTATTACCGTGTTCCAGGAACAGGTGATGCTTTTGTCGCGGCACTTGGGCGGTTTTACCCGTGGTGACTCCGACTCGTTGCGTAAGGCGATGGGGAAAAAGTTAATTGCCATGATGGATAAGCTGAAAGTGAAATTCGTGGAAGGCTGTAAGGCGAATCCGGATTTTGTGGAAGGCTGCAAGCAGATTGGGAAAGAAAATGAGATTGAAAAACTTGTCAATAAGATATGGAAGGACTGGGAAGCGTTTGCCAGTTATGCCTTCAACAAGTCGCACTCGGTGTGTTATGCCGATATTGCATATCGCACTGGATATTTGAAAGCCCATTATCCGGCCGAGTTTATGGCGGCCAACATGAGCCGAAACCTGAGTAATATTGCCGATATTACCAAGTTGATGGAAGAATCGAAGCGAATGGGAATCAACGTACTTGGCCCCGACGTTAACGAAAGTTTCCTGAAATTTACGGTAAACAAAAAAGGTGATGTACGTTTTGGTATGGCTGCAATCAAGGGCGTTGGTGCCGGAGCAGTTTCGAACATCATTGAGACACGCAAAAATGGGCCGTTTACTGATATATTTGATTTTGCAGAGCGTGTCAACCTGCAGGCGGTTAACAAGAAAAACATCGAAGGTTTGGCCAGTGCGGGGGCTTTCGACAGTTTTGGCTTGAAACGAAGCCAGTTTTTTGCCGGCGCAGATGAAAATGATGCGCCGTTCATGGAAAAGCTGATTAAATACGGGCACCAAATTCAGGCGGAAAGCCAGAATGCCATGCAATCGCTTTTTGGTGAAGTGATGTCGGCGCAGGCTGTGAAAAAACCGGACATTCCCAATGTTCCGGAGTTTGCAAACCTGGTGATGCTCGAAAAAGAGAAGTCGCTAATTGGAATCTACCTTTCGGCTCACCCGTTGGATGAGTACAAGCTGGAATTTGAAAATTTTGTCAGCCGGGAATTCACGCTGAAGAATCTGAACAGTAATATCGATGCGCTGAAAGGACGGGAAATTACCTTTGCCGGGATGGTGACTGAGGCTTTTGAAACGGTTGGGAAAACCGGAAAGCCTTACAGTAAACTAACGCTGACGGATTATGAAGATTCATACACTATTTTCTTCTTTGGCAAGGACTACGTGGAGTACGGCAAATATTGCAAACCCAATATTTTTATTCTCGTCAAGGGACTTGTTCAGGAGAGTTTCCGAGGCGGCCTGGAGTTTCGGGTAAAATACATCGAGATGCTGGAAGAGGTTCGGAAAAACCAGGTGAAGACCGTCACCGTTGATGTGGCGATTCAGGCGATTACACCTGAGCTTGTTCAGAACATGGAGTCGATGAGTAAACAGCACAAAGGGACTGCCTTGCTGAAGTTTAATTTGTGGGATACGGAAACAAAAACCGTTGTCAATCTGTTTTCAAGAAATACTCGGATTGAGATGAATCGGGAGATCGAGACATTTTTCCGTCAACAGGAAAATCTGTCTTTCAAAATTAATTAG
- the trxA gene encoding thioredoxin, with translation MAIEVTDANFEEVVLKSEIPVLVDFWAEWCGPCRMVAPVVEELSSDYEGKLLVTKVDVDSNPNVAMKFGIRNIPTILFIKGGEIVDKHVGAAPKSTLAAKVDAVL, from the coding sequence ATGGCAATTGAAGTTACTGATGCAAACTTTGAAGAAGTTGTATTGAAGTCTGAAATCCCTGTTTTAGTTGATTTTTGGGCAGAGTGGTGTGGACCATGTCGTATGGTGGCACCCGTTGTTGAAGAGTTATCGAGCGACTACGAAGGAAAACTTTTGGTGACAAAAGTTGACGTTGACAGCAACCCAAATGTTGCGATGAAGTTTGGTATCCGAAACATCCCGACAATCCTGTTCATCAAAGGTGGCGAGATTGTAGACAAGCACGTGGGTGCTGCACCAAAATCGACTTTAGCAGCTAAAGTTGACGCCGTTTTATAA
- a CDS encoding dihydrofolate reductase family protein, translating into MRKVILYIAQSLDGKIARMNGDVDWLDKVHSVENEDYGYASFYESIDTTLMGNRTYEKILSFGIEFPYAGKENYVFSQQKGKHDTEHVKFIGDELTSFVREIKQEEGKNIWLVGGSEINTLLFNAGLIDEIYLFTMPITVGEGIPLFAGRLTERQLKLAEVSTYTSGVICKKYVMKKD; encoded by the coding sequence ATGCGTAAAGTAATTTTATACATTGCACAAAGTCTGGACGGGAAAATTGCCCGGATGAACGGGGATGTTGATTGGCTGGATAAAGTTCACAGCGTTGAAAACGAAGATTACGGCTATGCTTCGTTTTACGAATCAATCGATACAACTCTGATGGGAAACCGAACCTACGAGAAGATTCTTTCGTTTGGGATTGAATTTCCGTATGCCGGAAAAGAGAATTATGTATTCAGCCAGCAAAAAGGTAAACACGACACCGAGCATGTCAAGTTTATTGGTGACGAACTGACCTCTTTTGTTCGCGAGATTAAGCAGGAAGAGGGTAAAAACATTTGGCTGGTGGGCGGCAGCGAAATCAATACGTTACTTTTTAACGCCGGTTTGATTGACGAAATTTACCTGTTTACGATGCCCATAACGGTGGGCGAGGGAATTCCGTTGTTTGCCGGGCGCCTGACTGAAAGGCAGCTGAAGCTCGCCGAAGTGAGTACCTATACCTCGGGTGTTATTTGCAAGAAGTACGTCATGAAAAAAGATTGA
- a CDS encoding PaaI family thioesterase, whose product MKKKAIQDYYEDSLSHCYGCGTNNPHGHQIKSYLEGDETIARYKPDEKYSAGTPDHVYGGMVASLLDCHGTASAAAFACQAENTSMEESQKPVRFVTASLKVDFKNPTPMGVELEMKGQLRSISGRKVWVDMSLTANGVVCATAEILAIRLKE is encoded by the coding sequence ATGAAAAAGAAAGCTATTCAGGACTATTATGAAGATAGTCTCAGTCATTGTTATGGCTGTGGAACAAATAACCCGCACGGGCATCAAATCAAGAGTTACCTGGAGGGGGACGAAACCATTGCCCGGTACAAACCGGATGAGAAATACAGTGCCGGGACACCTGATCATGTTTACGGCGGAATGGTGGCCTCGCTGCTTGATTGCCACGGAACCGCATCGGCTGCGGCATTTGCCTGCCAAGCGGAAAACACAAGCATGGAAGAAAGTCAGAAACCGGTTCGTTTTGTGACAGCCTCGCTGAAAGTTGATTTCAAAAATCCAACACCAATGGGTGTGGAACTCGAAATGAAAGGCCAATTGCGGTCAATCTCGGGGCGGAAAGTTTGGGTCGACATGAGCTTGACCGCAAACGGCGTCGTTTGTGCAACTGCTGAGATTTTGGCAATCCGGCTGAAAGAATAA
- a CDS encoding DUF58 domain-containing protein: MNNLFDIQQFQQFDNLELIAREVVEGFITGLHRSPFHGFSVEFAEHRQYNQGEATKHIDWKLFARSDRLYVKQYEEETNLRCQLVLDVSSSMLFPFDNKGENRLMNKLAFSVYSAAALIYLMRKQRDAVGLTLFSDHIEFHSGNRISSVHAELLYGKLAALLAAGKKDLNKTTNTVEALHQIAEQVHKRSLVVLFSDMLDDSAGDELFSALQHLRYNKHEVILFHVTDHKQERELDFINRPYRFVDLETGHHLKLTPGELKDRYRKAVRTYFDELKIKCGQYQIDLVEADIHQNFSDVLLNFLLKRKRLF; this comes from the coding sequence ATGAACAACCTCTTCGATATTCAGCAGTTTCAACAATTCGACAATCTGGAGCTAATTGCGCGGGAAGTTGTCGAAGGCTTTATCACGGGCTTGCACCGCAGCCCGTTTCACGGCTTTTCGGTGGAGTTTGCAGAACATCGGCAGTACAACCAGGGCGAGGCAACCAAGCATATCGACTGGAAATTGTTCGCCCGCTCGGACAGGTTGTATGTGAAGCAGTATGAAGAAGAAACCAACCTGCGATGCCAGTTGGTGCTGGATGTATCGTCGTCGATGTTGTTTCCGTTTGATAACAAAGGTGAAAACAGGCTGATGAATAAGCTGGCTTTCTCGGTTTACTCAGCAGCAGCACTAATCTATTTGATGCGAAAACAGCGCGACGCCGTTGGATTAACACTTTTCTCTGATCATATTGAGTTTCATTCCGGCAATCGAATCTCGTCGGTGCATGCCGAATTGTTGTACGGGAAACTGGCTGCGCTGCTTGCCGCAGGGAAGAAGGATTTGAATAAAACCACTAACACGGTTGAGGCGCTCCACCAAATTGCCGAACAGGTGCACAAACGCTCACTGGTAGTTTTGTTTAGCGATATGCTGGATGATAGTGCGGGCGACGAATTGTTTTCAGCGCTGCAGCATCTGAGGTACAATAAACACGAGGTGATTCTTTTCCACGTCACCGATCATAAACAGGAGCGGGAGCTTGATTTTATCAATCGTCCGTATCGTTTTGTGGATTTGGAAACCGGGCATCACTTAAAGCTGACACCGGGAGAGTTGAAGGACCGCTACCGAAAAGCTGTTCGCACTTATTTTGATGAGTTGAAGATCAAATGTGGCCAATACCAGATTGATTTGGTTGAAGCTGATATTCACCAAAATTTCTCCGACGTCCTTCTGAACTTCCTGTTAAAACGAAAACGACTTTTCTAG
- a CDS encoding endonuclease/exonuclease/phosphatase family protein, which translates to MKRFFRSIVVFLNLIVAVALLIIYLSVKVSPQDIWAPALLGLAYPYILFVNILFVLYWLFSSPKWSLLSLVIILAGYAHLQNYFQFSAKETDNKGIVVCSYNVKGLGAKGYKQIKQNAQTILDHVKAKNPDIVCFQEMAFISWEGYPWFKKNFDLKGLPKYADASRKHGPVTFSNFPIINKDEIHFDNTSNMIILTDVVTPTDTIRIFNCHLESYRFTPTDISSLDSISLEKQGENMKEVRLFGSKLKKAFIKRAEQAEELRKQIDNSPYPVLVCGDFNDTPVSYAYHTVRGDLKDAFVESGAGIGNTYLGRLPSFRIDYIMHSPIFDGYNFKIDHVDYSDHYPVSCTLIRKEE; encoded by the coding sequence TTGAAGCGCTTTTTTAGAAGTATTGTCGTCTTTCTGAACCTGATAGTCGCCGTTGCGCTACTAATCATTTACCTGTCCGTAAAAGTCAGCCCGCAAGATATTTGGGCACCTGCACTTTTAGGCTTGGCCTACCCCTACATCCTGTTCGTTAATATTTTATTTGTATTATACTGGCTGTTTTCTTCGCCCAAATGGTCGCTGTTGTCATTAGTAATTATCCTGGCAGGATACGCTCACCTTCAGAATTATTTCCAGTTCTCGGCTAAAGAGACCGACAACAAAGGGATTGTCGTTTGCAGCTACAATGTAAAGGGACTGGGCGCCAAAGGGTACAAACAAATCAAGCAAAATGCACAAACGATTTTGGACCATGTGAAAGCCAAGAACCCTGACATCGTGTGTTTTCAGGAAATGGCTTTTATTTCATGGGAAGGATATCCCTGGTTCAAGAAGAATTTCGACCTGAAGGGACTTCCCAAATATGCCGACGCTAGTCGGAAGCACGGCCCCGTGACTTTTAGTAACTTCCCGATAATTAACAAAGATGAGATTCACTTCGACAACACTTCCAATATGATTATTTTGACGGATGTTGTCACGCCTACGGATACGATCCGAATTTTTAACTGCCACCTGGAAAGCTATCGTTTTACGCCGACCGATATCAGCTCACTCGACTCCATTTCGCTGGAAAAACAGGGTGAAAATATGAAAGAGGTCCGTCTTTTTGGCTCGAAATTGAAAAAAGCATTTATCAAAAGAGCAGAACAGGCCGAAGAATTACGGAAACAAATCGACAATTCGCCTTACCCGGTGCTAGTTTGCGGTGACTTTAACGACACTCCGGTTTCGTATGCCTACCACACTGTGAGGGGAGATTTGAAAGACGCTTTCGTTGAATCTGGAGCCGGAATCGGAAATACCTACCTGGGACGCTTACCGTCATTCCGGATCGACTACATCATGCACAGCCCCATTTTTGATGGCTACAATTTCAAAATTGACCATGTCGATTATTCGGATCACTATCCAGTAAGTTGCACCTTGATTCGAAAAGAGGAGTAA
- the prmC gene encoding peptide chain release factor N(5)-glutamine methyltransferase: MQASLQFIRKELKDLYPPEEIESFIRLIFSWLKNYSTTDLLLKKDDSLNADERDKVVSIVERLKQHEPIQYILEETEFYGLTFRVSTDVLIPRPETEELVDWIIRNNQIPSPRILDVGTGSGCIPITLKANLPQATVSACDISTGALGTARNNASLNQTEVDFFELDILANTSLILPEKLDVLVSNPPYIRNQEKALMHDNVLQFEPHLALFVDDQSPLIFYAALASFGAHNLNPGGLIYWEINEAFGEQCCQLLEQEGYSDIVLRQDLNGKDRMIRARFTQAHM, encoded by the coding sequence ATGCAGGCAAGCCTCCAATTTATCCGCAAAGAATTGAAAGACCTTTATCCACCGGAAGAAATCGAAAGTTTTATCCGACTGATTTTCTCCTGGCTGAAAAACTATTCAACCACAGACCTGCTCTTAAAGAAGGATGATTCGCTGAACGCGGATGAACGGGACAAAGTCGTTTCGATTGTTGAGCGATTAAAGCAGCACGAACCCATTCAGTATATTTTAGAGGAGACTGAGTTTTATGGCTTGACTTTCCGAGTCTCAACAGATGTGCTCATCCCCAGACCAGAAACTGAAGAACTGGTTGACTGGATCATCCGTAACAATCAAATTCCGTCTCCCCGCATTTTGGATGTGGGTACCGGCAGCGGCTGTATCCCTATTACCTTAAAAGCGAACTTGCCACAAGCAACCGTTTCGGCCTGCGACATTTCGACCGGAGCACTGGGAACCGCTCGAAACAATGCTTCTCTCAATCAAACAGAGGTTGACTTTTTCGAATTGGATATTCTTGCAAACACAAGCCTGATTTTGCCTGAAAAGCTGGATGTACTTGTCAGTAACCCACCCTATATCCGAAACCAGGAGAAGGCATTGATGCACGACAATGTTCTTCAGTTTGAGCCTCATCTGGCTTTGTTTGTAGACGATCAAAGCCCGCTAATCTTTTACGCCGCTCTGGCCAGCTTCGGAGCTCATAATCTGAATCCGGGCGGTTTGATTTACTGGGAAATCAATGAAGCATTCGGAGAACAATGCTGCCAACTTCTGGAGCAAGAAGGTTACTCGGATATCGTGCTTCGTCAAGACCTCAATGGTAAAGACAGGATGATTAGAGCCCGGTTTACCCAAGCTCACATGTAA
- the ribD gene encoding bifunctional diaminohydroxyphosphoribosylaminopyrimidine deaminase/5-amino-6-(5-phosphoribosylamino)uracil reductase RibD — translation MTQAEKYMRRCVELALLGKGEVAPNPMVGAVVVHAGKIIGEGYHRQYGGPHAEVHAIAAVKDKELLKESTIYVSLEPCAHYGKTPPCSDLIIASGIPHVVVGSVDPFAKVAGKGIEKMLKAGIKVEVGVLNEACLELNRRFFTFHQQKRPFIFLKWAQTLDGFLDIDRSHPEFGQPTWISNELSRRMVHKQRTEVDSILIGTNTAWKDNPSLTVREWVGRQPVRLVLDRKNHLPADLHLKDHSVRTVVFTQEAAVSSEKLEYVQIDFRKNIVPQILGWLYEQNLQSVVVEGGRQLLQAFIDQEMWDEAHVYIGHTWFGSGVPAPKLNALPTKHELLHDTQLQVFIR, via the coding sequence TTGACTCAAGCAGAAAAATACATGCGACGTTGTGTCGAACTTGCCCTGTTGGGTAAGGGAGAAGTAGCGCCCAACCCGATGGTTGGTGCTGTGGTCGTGCACGCGGGGAAGATTATTGGCGAAGGATATCATCGTCAGTATGGCGGGCCTCATGCCGAGGTGCATGCGATTGCCGCGGTGAAAGACAAGGAACTGCTGAAAGAGTCGACCATTTATGTGAGCCTGGAGCCGTGTGCTCATTACGGAAAAACGCCTCCTTGCTCTGATTTAATCATCGCCAGCGGAATTCCGCATGTTGTGGTTGGCTCTGTCGATCCGTTCGCGAAAGTGGCTGGCAAGGGGATTGAGAAAATGCTGAAAGCCGGGATTAAAGTTGAGGTAGGTGTTCTGAACGAAGCTTGCCTGGAGTTGAACCGACGCTTTTTTACTTTTCATCAGCAAAAGCGGCCTTTCATTTTCCTGAAATGGGCGCAAACTCTCGATGGTTTTCTGGACATCGATCGCTCTCATCCGGAGTTCGGACAGCCAACCTGGATCAGCAATGAGCTTTCGCGGCGCATGGTTCACAAGCAACGCACGGAGGTTGATTCAATCTTGATTGGAACAAATACGGCCTGGAAAGATAATCCTTCGCTTACTGTTCGCGAGTGGGTAGGAAGGCAGCCGGTTCGCTTGGTGCTCGATCGTAAAAATCACTTGCCTGCTGATCTGCATCTAAAAGACCATTCTGTTCGCACGGTTGTTTTTACGCAAGAAGCTGCGGTTTCGTCAGAAAAACTCGAATACGTACAGATTGACTTTCGCAAAAATATTGTGCCTCAGATTTTAGGTTGGCTGTACGAGCAAAACCTGCAGTCTGTGGTGGTCGAAGGCGGTCGTCAGTTGCTTCAGGCTTTTATCGATCAGGAAATGTGGGATGAAGCGCACGTTTACATTGGCCATACCTGGTTTGGTAGTGGGGTTCCTGCTCCAAAACTCAACGCGCTTCCTACAAAACACGAACTGTTGCACGATACACAACTTCAGGTTTTTATCCGTTAG
- a CDS encoding DUF6146 family protein, with product MKNILFIAFIAVLAIACTGKKELTIQEKQDEVEDSVSYELIVLDPGFDSWYAMHGVPSKYRSQSYYEGWNQRYVNAWNYQRMGYRYAQLIEGNIDYQSDVDYGFELNHKLFYYFMYVENELDIQLIPDGPRIY from the coding sequence ATGAAAAATATTCTTTTTATAGCCTTCATCGCCGTACTGGCTATTGCGTGCACCGGGAAGAAAGAATTGACCATCCAGGAAAAGCAAGATGAAGTTGAAGACAGTGTGAGCTACGAGCTCATTGTGCTGGATCCTGGTTTTGATTCGTGGTATGCCATGCACGGAGTACCCAGCAAATACAGGTCGCAAAGTTATTACGAAGGATGGAACCAGCGCTATGTAAACGCCTGGAACTACCAGCGAATGGGTTACCGATATGCGCAATTAATTGAAGGAAACATCGACTACCAATCGGACGTTGATTATGGTTTTGAATTGAACCACAAGCTGTTTTATTATTTCATGTATGTTGAAAATGAACTGGACATTCAGCTCATTCCTGACGGCCCAAGGATTTATTAA